Proteins encoded in a region of the Streptomyces sp. NBC_00258 genome:
- a CDS encoding NCS1 family nucleobase:cation symporter-1: protein MTETVPTGPPISQSADADGRIELSPGAFPDDSPFANEDLRPVPVSERKWTTYNFAALWISMAHCIPSWTLASGLVALGMDWKQAVFTIALANIIVLLPMLATGHAGPKYGIPFPVLARASFGLRGANIPALIRAAVACGWFGIQTWIGGSGIFALGSKLTGGEWENAGKIAGNPWPLWLCFILFWALQIAIIYRGMDFLRHFENWAAPVVIVGAFALLIWIAVKADGFGALLDQPSKLGWGPDFWPVFFPSLMGMIGFWATLSLNIPDFTRFGASQKAQTWGQSLGLPTTMTLFAILAVLVTSGSEAVYGEAIWDPVALAAKTDNAFGLLFALFIVLIATISVNIAANVVSPAYDLSNLAPKFINFRTGALITGVIGILIFPWKLISTPEFYIFTWLGVVGGLLGTVAGILIADYWIIRRTVLHLADLYTPGGRYWYTNGWNWRAVLAFVVGGVLAVGGSYSNLDAKGEKLGPFPTDGLIPFLKPLADYGWAIGLASSLVLYVALMAPFARAERAEREGRAAKADQVV from the coding sequence ATGACCGAAACCGTCCCCACGGGGCCGCCGATATCCCAGTCCGCCGACGCCGACGGCCGGATCGAACTCAGCCCCGGGGCCTTCCCCGACGACAGTCCCTTCGCCAACGAGGACCTGCGTCCCGTCCCGGTCTCCGAGCGCAAGTGGACGACGTACAACTTCGCGGCGCTGTGGATATCCATGGCCCACTGCATCCCCAGCTGGACCCTGGCCTCAGGCCTGGTCGCCCTCGGCATGGACTGGAAGCAGGCCGTCTTCACCATCGCCCTGGCCAACATCATCGTGCTGCTGCCGATGCTGGCCACCGGTCACGCGGGACCGAAGTACGGCATCCCGTTCCCCGTGCTCGCCCGCGCCTCGTTCGGGCTTCGCGGTGCCAACATCCCGGCGCTGATCCGGGCCGCCGTGGCCTGCGGCTGGTTCGGCATCCAGACCTGGATCGGCGGCAGCGGCATCTTCGCCCTGGGTTCCAAGCTCACCGGCGGTGAGTGGGAGAACGCGGGGAAGATCGCGGGCAACCCATGGCCGCTGTGGCTCTGCTTCATCCTGTTCTGGGCCCTGCAGATCGCGATCATCTACCGTGGCATGGACTTCCTGCGGCACTTCGAGAACTGGGCCGCGCCCGTCGTGATCGTCGGCGCGTTCGCGCTGCTCATCTGGATCGCGGTCAAGGCCGACGGCTTCGGCGCACTGCTCGACCAGCCCTCGAAGCTCGGCTGGGGCCCGGACTTCTGGCCGGTCTTCTTCCCGTCCCTGATGGGCATGATCGGCTTCTGGGCGACCCTGTCCCTCAACATCCCCGACTTCACGCGCTTCGGCGCCAGCCAGAAGGCGCAGACCTGGGGGCAGTCCCTCGGTCTGCCCACGACGATGACGCTCTTCGCGATCCTCGCCGTGCTGGTCACCTCCGGCTCCGAGGCCGTCTACGGCGAGGCGATCTGGGACCCGGTGGCCCTCGCGGCCAAGACCGACAACGCCTTCGGTCTGCTCTTCGCGCTCTTCATCGTGCTGATCGCCACGATCTCCGTGAACATCGCGGCGAACGTGGTCTCCCCGGCCTACGACCTGTCCAACCTGGCCCCGAAGTTCATCAACTTCCGTACGGGCGCACTGATCACGGGTGTCATCGGCATCCTGATCTTCCCGTGGAAGCTGATCTCCACGCCCGAGTTCTACATCTTCACCTGGCTCGGTGTGGTCGGCGGTCTGCTCGGTACGGTCGCGGGCATCCTGATCGCCGACTACTGGATCATCCGCCGTACGGTCCTGCATCTCGCCGACCTCTACACGCCCGGCGGGCGCTACTGGTACACGAACGGCTGGAACTGGCGGGCGGTGCTGGCCTTCGTGGTCGGCGGTGTCCTGGCGGTCGGCGGCTCGTACTCGAACCTCGACGCCAAGGGCGAGAAGCTCGGCCCGTTCCCGACGGACGGACTCATCCCGTTCCTCAAGCCGCTCGCGGACTACGGATGGGCGATCGGCCTCGCCTCGTCGCTCGTCCTGTACGTCGCGCTGATGGCGCCGTTCGCACGGGCGGAGCGGGCAGAGCGAGAGGGGCGCGCGGCGAAGGCCGACCAGGTCGTCTGA
- a CDS encoding TIGR03842 family LLM class F420-dependent oxidoreductase codes for MDFGLVLQTDPPASRVISLMKRAERNGFTYGWTFDSAVLWQEPFVIYSQILSNTTKLKVGPMVTNPGTRTWEVTASTFATLNDMFGNRTVCGIGRGDSAMRVAGRKPNTLARISEAMKVIRALGRGDEADLGGTVIKFPWIKPGAELPVWMAAYGPKALKMTGEEADGFILQLADLYLTEYMVKAVKTAAAEAGRDPDDVKICVAAPAYVTEDDSPEALAHAREQCRWFGGMVGNHVADLVSKYGEHSAAVPDELTDYIKSREGYDYSHHGRSGNPDTQFVPDEIVDRFCLIGPAEKHIEKLNALREVGVDQFALYDMHDAQEAVIEAYGSTVIPAVNG; via the coding sequence ATGGACTTCGGACTCGTCCTGCAGACCGACCCACCTGCCTCCCGCGTCATCAGCCTGATGAAGAGGGCCGAGCGCAACGGCTTCACGTACGGCTGGACCTTCGACTCCGCCGTGCTCTGGCAGGAGCCGTTCGTGATCTACAGCCAGATCCTCTCCAACACCACGAAGCTGAAGGTCGGCCCGATGGTGACGAACCCGGGCACCCGCACCTGGGAGGTCACCGCCTCGACCTTCGCCACGCTCAACGACATGTTCGGCAACCGCACGGTCTGCGGTATCGGGCGCGGCGACTCGGCGATGCGCGTGGCCGGCCGCAAGCCCAACACGCTCGCCCGGATCAGTGAGGCCATGAAGGTCATCCGGGCGCTGGGACGCGGCGACGAGGCGGACCTCGGCGGCACGGTGATCAAGTTCCCGTGGATCAAGCCCGGCGCCGAACTCCCGGTCTGGATGGCCGCGTACGGGCCCAAGGCGCTGAAGATGACCGGTGAGGAGGCCGACGGCTTCATCCTCCAGCTCGCCGACCTCTACCTGACCGAGTACATGGTCAAGGCCGTGAAGACCGCGGCCGCCGAAGCCGGGCGCGACCCCGACGACGTCAAGATCTGTGTGGCCGCGCCCGCTTATGTCACCGAGGACGACTCGCCCGAGGCACTCGCCCACGCGCGTGAGCAGTGCCGCTGGTTCGGCGGGATGGTCGGCAACCACGTCGCCGACCTCGTCTCCAAGTACGGAGAGCACTCCGCCGCCGTACCCGACGAACTCACCGACTACATCAAGTCCCGTGAGGGCTACGACTACTCGCACCACGGACGCAGCGGCAACCCCGACACCCAGTTCGTGCCCGACGAGATCGTCGACCGGTTCTGTCTGATCGGCCCGGCCGAGAAGCACATCGAGAAGCTGAACGCGCTGCGCGAGGTGGGCGTCGACCAGTTCGCCCTGTACGACATGCATGACGCTCAAGAGGCGGTCATCGAGGCGTATGGATCAACGGTCATTCCCGCCGTCAACGGTTGA
- a CDS encoding carboxymuconolactone decarboxylase family protein, which yields MTTPFRYTQPPPPRSATGRTAEVYRQLSEDFGIDGAVTFVVLSSAPELLAATWALMRESLLAGDGSRTGKELAALGVSRANRCPFCVDAHTVLLHATGNHALAERLARGGTPDKEVQARMVAWGEATRVPGHPDLTPLPFFARHTAAYVGTALSFHFINRIVSALLTENLLPGNTQRFRPVRSLAGRSLAKTLRRRLTPGTSLALLDGDPGPGPSWAAGTTVAPAYAALRTAATEGGGLLTEADRDLVRSVVAAWDGTHQPLVWDALPDRRNRPGARLAILAALAPYRITDEDVAAWKQPPYTDRCLVRLVAYGAFAAVDRIERAMPLGAPISHEVMDRQG from the coding sequence GTGACCACGCCTTTTCGCTACACCCAGCCTCCGCCGCCCAGGTCCGCCACCGGCCGGACCGCAGAGGTCTACCGGCAGCTCTCCGAGGACTTCGGCATCGACGGTGCCGTCACGTTCGTCGTCCTGTCCTCCGCGCCCGAACTCCTCGCCGCCACCTGGGCCCTGATGCGTGAGTCACTGCTCGCGGGCGACGGCAGCCGCACCGGCAAGGAGCTGGCCGCGCTCGGGGTGTCCCGCGCCAACAGGTGTCCGTTCTGCGTGGACGCGCACACCGTCCTGCTGCACGCCACCGGCAACCACGCCCTCGCGGAGCGGCTGGCCCGCGGCGGGACCCCGGACAAGGAGGTGCAGGCGCGCATGGTCGCCTGGGGCGAGGCGACCCGTGTCCCGGGCCACCCGGATCTCACCCCGCTGCCCTTCTTCGCCCGGCACACCGCCGCGTACGTGGGGACCGCACTGTCCTTCCACTTCATCAACCGGATCGTCTCTGCCCTGCTGACGGAGAACCTGCTGCCGGGCAACACCCAGCGGTTCAGGCCGGTCCGCAGCCTCGCCGGCCGTTCCCTGGCGAAGACCCTGCGCCGGCGTCTCACCCCGGGCACGAGCCTCGCCCTCCTCGACGGCGACCCGGGCCCCGGCCCCTCCTGGGCGGCCGGCACGACGGTCGCCCCGGCCTACGCGGCACTGCGGACGGCCGCCACGGAGGGTGGCGGCCTGCTGACCGAGGCCGACCGGGACCTCGTACGAAGCGTCGTCGCGGCGTGGGACGGCACGCATCAGCCGTTGGTGTGGGACGCCCTGCCGGACCGGAGGAACAGGCCCGGGGCACGGCTGGCGATACTGGCCGCGCTGGCTCCGTACCGGATCACCGACGAGGATGTGGCGGCGTGGAAGCAGCCGCCGTACACGGACCGCTGTCTGGTCCGGCTCGTCGCGTACGGCGCGTTCGCCGCCGTGGACCGCATCGAGCGGGCAATGCCCCTCGGTGCCCCGATTTCGCACGAGGTCATGGACCGTCAAGGGTGA
- a CDS encoding sensor histidine kinase, whose product MDADQVTLKWLADVALALVIGAIVVSVAAFDKDTAPVDYALIVTGSLALAAYRRAPRAVLAVTTVALAGYVLHTEPGLVAALPVMAAVHTAAQAGHRGAAAAAGGVFLGAWLATGVTSQDTVEQTALLAGWFLCAVVTGLAGRNWQAYLRQTEQRALEAERTREEAALRRAGEERLRIARELHDSLTHSISIVKLQAGVAVHLARKRGEEIPPALLAIQEASGEAMRELRATLEVLRTDEPTGTPALLVERARAAGLAVDLTVTGNERPLTATVDRAAYRIVQEALTNAARHAGPAKVAVQLEYEERELTIRVEDDGTAEPSRPCAEGIGLTGMRERVTALGGTLHAAPRAEGGFSVRAKVPLDLP is encoded by the coding sequence ATGGACGCGGACCAGGTCACCCTCAAGTGGCTCGCCGACGTGGCGCTCGCCCTCGTGATCGGCGCGATCGTCGTGTCCGTGGCGGCCTTCGACAAGGACACCGCGCCGGTCGACTACGCGCTGATCGTGACCGGTTCGCTCGCGCTGGCCGCATACCGCAGGGCGCCTCGTGCGGTGCTCGCCGTCACCACGGTCGCGCTGGCCGGCTATGTGCTGCACACAGAGCCCGGGCTGGTGGCCGCCCTCCCGGTGATGGCCGCGGTCCACACGGCGGCACAGGCGGGGCACCGGGGCGCGGCCGCGGCCGCGGGCGGGGTGTTCCTCGGGGCGTGGCTCGCGACGGGAGTCACCTCCCAGGACACCGTCGAGCAGACCGCGCTGCTCGCGGGCTGGTTCCTGTGCGCCGTCGTGACCGGTCTCGCGGGCCGCAACTGGCAGGCGTATCTGCGCCAGACCGAACAGCGCGCCCTGGAGGCCGAGCGCACCCGCGAGGAGGCGGCTCTGCGCCGCGCGGGCGAGGAACGCCTGCGCATAGCCCGCGAGTTGCACGACTCCCTCACGCACAGCATCTCGATCGTCAAGCTTCAGGCGGGAGTCGCCGTCCACCTCGCGCGCAAGCGCGGGGAGGAGATACCCCCAGCGCTGCTCGCCATCCAGGAGGCGAGCGGTGAGGCCATGCGCGAACTGCGCGCCACCCTTGAGGTGCTGCGTACCGACGAGCCGACCGGCACCCCGGCCCTCCTTGTGGAGCGCGCCCGGGCCGCGGGCCTCGCCGTCGACCTGACCGTGACCGGAAACGAGCGCCCGCTGACGGCGACCGTGGACCGCGCCGCGTACCGCATCGTCCAGGAGGCCCTGACGAACGCCGCCCGGCACGCCGGGCCCGCCAAGGTGGCCGTCCAACTGGAGTACGAAGAGCGCGAGTTGACGATACGCGTCGAGGACGACGGCACTGCCGAACCGTCCCGGCCGTGCGCCGAGGGCATCGGGCTCACCGGTATGCGTGAACGCGTCACGGCCCTCGGCGGCACCCTGCACGCCGCCCCGCGCGCGGAGGGCGGCTTCTCGGTACGGGCCAAAGTGCCGCTGGACCTGCCGTGA